A region from the Silene latifolia isolate original U9 population chromosome 7, ASM4854445v1, whole genome shotgun sequence genome encodes:
- the LOC141591556 gene encoding uncharacterized protein LOC141591556 has protein sequence MGFENDCILNIQSLAGEYFCAVCRTLVYPNEAMQAPCTHLYCKPCLTYVVSTTHACPYDGYRVTEADSKPLLESNKTLAETIGKIQVHCLYYRTGCTWQGSLSDSTAHCSTCAFGESAVLCNRCGIQLKHRQVQEHAQNCSGAQTQVQQPGGIQDNTSAGSAAAPDQTQTGGPTSQAQVSQALTSVVSTQDASQTANPATQPQAATASTPTPEQLYQQQQQQYQQQYQQYYQQYPGYDPYQQNYQYYYQYPQAAQQNPQAYGQPQPQGYGQAQTQPVVQAQQQVQPQVLSQGAQPPSQSAVNPQAQVSYGGQAQPQMPAQGQAQPQMPAQGQAPPSHANPYNQPQPYAQPQPQPQPQTQPYTQPQPQPQTQPYTQPQPQPQTQPYTQPQPQSQYPQTHPPMQHPHSQPYPQPQTQHHYVHPQPQVQPQPNQQANAHPPQHPPPPSAQLQTSNAVTGYQSFPQAQAGVGHPTHIAGAQYPTQMPGQFPLQTGQMRPPQSYSNVPNQQQPAMFSAQGQGQPLSGPYAQQVPVYPQTQQPGYPFQQRPNVQAAQQVVPQQYAQQQSYPGQGPYMQHQPSQMPPQSQQSYGHPPSAQPNVVHNYAGRPMGVQTGAHPFAQAAGFPGGAPQVRPSQLSQNQPMKTNSQLPSAEQLATQSQRVSGGEKPHDPTSEKVAHGQIDPSKEARDMAMASSAGQRGDDMKSKANNGLATSVDGNIVDNHGQEAKPRTKGNQGETFSEPPSSDAGKSGSEDPRDGQDLKHTANNVAEGSDPPSSLTKSQSKPQPMSYGSSAQHKPGVASKSHSMTHHSSQLRPQGPGQAPSSAFPLENHHQGNLPPHQGGQPQKPPGDPLVGSPFMGHRPGASRYEIEKFAAQRSGHFDSRQPDSHPHGPIERSTFGAGPHGIRPGTMEFGGPSAHESMLAPGMRDERGMPFVEEHLKHFHHREFEDDFRKHPRPPQLEAGPSNHGARFPSGPLDHGSRMFGGDGMLRPFDKEPHGFDRDHAFKLEGVGSGPSRLLPPFHSKDGERTHAFPDDDMRRADFRRTDLSGPPPGPGLGRHHMDGLLPRSPGRDYPGFPSRTIGNDSRFFEGSRPFNFPAEPFGKPHHESRFPVPPRGGDLDVRGNFRVGEHLGQNQDLMPSHLRRGGHLGFRGLPEFGHPGELSLMDPHLSGNFPPHNPFGDSFGVEKTGLPRAGEHSFRVGFGFPHSGHDGGFHPRDTETFDNPRKRKPGSIMCLICKVECGTVEGLDLHSQSREHQTKARDMVLSIKQQNKKKQKVSKVQASAGEGRDGGRPKNMGFQGRGNKR, from the exons ATGGGGTTTGAAAATGATTGTATTTTGAACATTCAGTCTCTTGCCGGAGAGTACTTTTGTGCTGTTTGTCGCACTCTTGTTTACCCGAATGAGGCTATGCAAGCACCATGCACTCATCTTTATTGCAAACCTTGCCTGACATATGTAGTTAGCACAACACATGCTTGCCCGTATGATGGATACAGGGTGACTGAAGCAGATTCTAAG CCACTTCTGGAGTCCAACAAAACACTGGCTGAAACCATTGGAAAAATCCAGGTTCATTGCCTCTATTATAGGACAGGATGCACATGGCAGGGTTCTTTATCCGACTCCACAGCACATTGTTCAACATGCGCATTTGGCGAGTCTGCAGTTCTATGCAATAGATGTGGAATTCAGCTTAAGCACCGTCAGGTGCAAGAACATGCGCAAAACTGCTCT GGAGCACAAACTCAGGTGCAGCAACCAGGTGGAATCCAGGATAACACATCTGCGGGATCTGCAGCTGCTCCAGACCAGACCCAGACAGGAGGCCCTACTTCTCAAGCACAGGTGTCTCAAGCTTTGACTTCAGTTGTTTCTACTCAAGATGCTAGTCAAACAGCTAATCCAGCTACACAACCACAAGCTGCTACGGCCTCTACACCTACTCCAGAACAGTTGtatcagcaacaacaacaacaataccagCAGCAATACCAGCAGTACTATCAGCAGTACCCTGGATATGATCCTTATCAGCAGAACTATCAATATTACTACCAATACCCTCAAGCGGCTCAACAAAATCCTCAGGCTTATGGTCAACCTCAGCCACAGGGCTATGGTCAGGCTCAGACACAGCCTGTAGTTCAAGCTCAGCAACAGGTCCAGCCTCAAGTTCTGTCTCAGGGTGCACAACCTCCCTCTCAATCAGCTGTCAATCCTCAAGCCCAAGTCTCATATGGGGGTCAAGCACAACCGCAAATGCCAGCACAAGGTCAAGCACAACCACAAATGCCCGCACAAGGTCAAGCACCCCCTTCTCATGCTAATCCATATAATCAGCCTCAACCTTATGCTCAGCCTCAGCCTCAACCTCAACCTCAAACCCAGCCTTATACTCAGCCTCAACCTCAACCTCAAACCCAGCCTTATACTCAGCCTCAACCTCAACCTCAAACCCAGCCTTATACTCAGCCTCAACCTCAATCCCAGTATCCACAAACTCATCCTCCTATGCAACATCCTCATTCACAACCCTATCCACAACCTCAAACCCAGCATCACTATGTCCATCCACAACCTCAAGTGCAACCACAACCAAATCAGCAGGCCAACGCCCACCCTCCTCAACACCCTCCCCCTCCAAGTGCCCAGCTTCAGACTTCAAATGCTGTCACTGGATACCAGTCTTTTCCCCAAGCACAGGCTGGAGTTGGACACCCAACCCACATTGCTGGTGCTCAGTACCCTACTCAAATGCCGGGGCAATTTCCTTTGCAAACAGGTCAGATGCGCCCTCCTCAGTCTTATTCCAATGTGCCAAATCAGCAACAGCCTGCAATGTTTTCTGCACAAGGTCAAGGTCAGCCTCTTAGTGGGCCTTATGCACAACAGGTGCCTGTTTATCCTCAGACCCAGCAGCCTGGATATCCATTTCAGCAACGTCCTAATGTGCAGGCTGCTCAACAAGTTGTACCACAGCAATATGCCCAACAACAATCTTACCCTGGCCAAGGTCCATATATGCAACATCAGCCTTCTCAGATGCCCCCTCAGTCTCAGCAAAGTTATGGACACCCACCAAGTGCACAGCCAAATGTTGTGCACAATTATGCAGGTAGGCCAATGGGTGTGCAAACAGGAGCCCATCCATTTGCACAGGCTGCTGGATTTCCTGGTGGTGCTCCTCAGGTAAGGCCGTCTCAATTAAGTCAGAATCAACCCATGAAGACCAACAGTCAGCTGCCTAGTGCTGAACAGCTGGCTACTCAATCTCAACGAGTGTCAGGTGGTGAGAAGCCTCATGATCCGACATCGGAAAAAGTTGCACATGGTCAAATCGATCCTAGTAAAGAGGCCAGAGATATGGCTATGGCATCCAGTGCTGGACAAAGGGGAGATGACATGAAGTCGAAAGCTAATAATGGTCTGGCTACGAGCGTGGATGGAAATATAGTGGACAATCATGGTCAAGAAGCCAAACCGCGGACAAAAGGAAACCAAGGAGAGACTTTTTCGGAGCCTCCTTCCAGTGATGCTGGCAAAAGTGGTTCAGAGGACCCCAGGGATGGGCAAGATTTAAAGCATACGGCTAACAATGTTGCAGAAGGTTCTGATCCACCTTCGTCGTTGACTAAGTCACAATCCAAGCCGCAGCCAATGTCTTATGGATCCTCTGCTCAACATAAACCTGGTGTTGCTTCAAAATCACATTCAATGACTCATCATTCTAGCCAGTTAAGACCACAAGGACCGGGACAAGCTCCCTCTAGTGCATTCCCTCTTGAAAATCATCATCAAGGTAATCTTCCTCCTCATCAAGGTGGTCAACCTCAGAAACCCCCCGGTGATCCTCTTGTTGGCTCTCCATTTATGGGACATAGGCCTGGTGCATCTAGATATGAGATTGAGAAGTTTGCAGCTCAAAGATCTGGTCACTTTGATAGCAGACAACCTGATTCACATCCTCATGGACCAATAGAACGATCTACTTTTGGGGCTGGTCCTCATGGTATCCGGCCAGGGACTATGGAGTTTGGTGGTCCTTCTGCACACGAGTCTATGCTTGCTCCTGGGATGCGGGATGAGAGGGGCATGCCATTTGTTGAGGAACATTTGAAACACTTTCATCACAGGGAGTTTGAAGATGATTTTAGGAAGCACCCGAGACCCCCTCAGTTGGAAGCTGGACCTTCAAATCACGGGGCACGATTTCCTTCTGGCCCACTTGACCACGGTTCACGTATGTTTGGTGGAGATGGAATGTTGAGACCTTTTGACAAGGAGCCTCATGGATTTGATCGTGATCATGCATTTAAGTTAGAAGGCGTTGGCTCTGGGCCATCAAGATTACTGCCTCCTTTCCACTCTAAAGATGGTGAAAGGACACATGCTTTCCCTGACGATGACATGAGGAGAGCAGATTTCCGTCGGACTGATCTCTCTGGACCACCGCCTGGTCCTGGTTTGGGTCGTCACCACATGGATGGATTGCTTCCTAGAAGTCCAGGGAGGGACTATCCCGGTTTTCCTTCTCGCACAATTGGAAATGACTCCAGATTTTTTGAAGGTTCAAGACCCTTTAATTTCCCTGCAGAGCCATTTGGAAAGCCACATCATGAGAGCAGATTTCCGGTTCCTCCCAGGGGTGGTGACCTTGATGTACGTGGCAATTTTCGTGTGGGTGAGCATCTGGGTCAAAACCAAGATTTGATGCCTAGCCATTTGCGAAGAGGCGGACATCTGGGTTTTCGGGGTTTGCCAGAATTTGGCCACCCTGGAGAACTCTCACTAATGGATCCACATTTGTCAGGTAACTTTCCGCCACATAACCCATTTGGTGATTCTTTTGGAGTTGAAAAGACAGGCCTTCCTCGGGCAGGAGAGCATAGTTTCAGGGTCGGCTTTGGTTTCCCTCATTCTGGGCATGATGGTGGATTTCATCCA AGAGATACCGAGACCTTTGATAATCCACGAAAGCGAAAGCCTGGAAGCATTATGTGTCTCATTTGCAAAGTTGAGTGTGGGACTGTGGAAGGTTTGGACTTGCATTCACAGTCGAGGGAACATCAGACGAAGGCCAGAGATATGGTCTTAAGCATCAAACAACAGAATAAAAAGAAGCAGAA gGTATCAAAAGTTCAAGCCTCTGCTGGGGAAGGAAGAGACGGAGGCAGGCCTAAGAATATGGGTTTTCAAGGCCGTGGAAATAAGCGTTAG